A genomic window from Lotus japonicus ecotype B-129 chromosome 1, LjGifu_v1.2 includes:
- the LOC130728817 gene encoding aquaporin TIP1-3: MPIYRIAIGSPGEAGQPDAIRAAFAEFFSMLIFVFAGQGSGMAYSKITNNGPATPAGLIAASLSHAFGLFVAVSVGANISGGHVNPAVTFGAFMGGNITLLRSILYWIAQLLGSVVACILLKSATGGMETSAFALSSGVSVWNALVFEIVMTFGLVYTVYATAVDPKKGNVGIVAPIAIGFLVGANILVGGAFDGASMNPAVSFGPAVVSWTWTHHWVYWAGPFMGAALAAIIYDNIFIGDDGHEPLTNSDF; encoded by the exons ATGCCAATCTATAGAATTGCAATTGGGTCTCCTGGTGAGGCTGGCCAGCCTGATGCAATTAGAGCAGCATTTGCAGAATTCTTCTCCATGCTTATCTTTGTTTTTGCTGGCCAAGGCTCTGGCATGGCTTACA GCAAAATTACCAACAATGGACCTGCAACACCTGCTGGTCTCATAGCTGCATCACTTTCTCATGCATTTGGGCTTTTTGTGGCTGTTTCTGTTGGGGCAAACATTTCTGGTGGCCATGTGAACCCTGCAGTCACATTTGGGGCTTTCATGGGAGGAAACATAACCCTGTTGAGAAGTATTTTGTATTGGATTGCTCAGTTGCTTGGTTCAGTTGTTGCTTGCATCCTCCTCAAGTCTGCAACTGGTGGAATG GAAACATCAGCTTTTGCTCTATCCTCTGGGGTGTCTGTGTGGAATGCACTAGTTTTTGAAATTGTGATGACATTTGGGTTGGTATACACAGTTTATGCCACAGCAGTGGATCCAAAGAAAGGGAATGTGGGCATTGTTGCTCCAATTGCCATTGGTTTTCTTGTGGGAGCCAATATCTTAGTTGGTGGTGCTTTTGATGGTGCATCAATGAACCCAGCTGTGTCCTTTGGGCCTGCTGTTGTTAGCTGGACCTGGACTCATCACTGGGTCTATTGGGCTGGCCCATTCATGGGAGCAGCACTTGCGGCCATTATTTATGATAATATCTTCATTGGTGATGATGGTCATGAACCCCTCACAAACAGTGATTtctag
- the LOC130728815 gene encoding F-box protein At2g39490-like, which produces MEDNTAKDLFSNLPNEILRHIVSFLPNESAIETIFLSTRWRNLWSEALVRHGTKENITQVVAGFLQRFEELDPLKHPRKLQFHFGEDRIVMATIANNSKLFLDFSPWKKELIEIQYELQFKLSKMQSFTSNISVKTLYLKSISYLTSGVASTIISNLEHLENLVIIECSGLQSLSIDSASELQKLTIRDCLQLKSLHLRTSKLKSFQISGPLPLIRPEYHFNLSDAMLDFRLGPSCRNFKTRDFDATLLTIKNSQVLTLCKWTFEELIWPSVSPIAGSFKFYKLRELWWIDSYKDEYNMDALFCFLKLCPALEQLFVTIDPESYWTESTNSCLMQTTKCVELKHLKLVKLMGFTCRKDEISLAKCLSHLIKGKPPKINTSDGNCWDAEFVQ; this is translated from the exons ATGGAAGATAACACTGCAAAGGATCTATTCAGCAATTTACCAAATGAAATTCTGAGGCACATTGTTTCATTTCTTCCAAATGAATCTGCAATTGAAACCATCTTTCTCTCTACAAGGTGGAGGAACCTGTGGAGTGAAGCTCTTGTTAGACATGGAACTAAAGAAAACATCACTCAGGTGGTTGCTGGATTTCTACAGCGTTTTGAGGAGCTTGATCCATTGAAGCATCCAAGGAAGCTTCAATTTCACTTTGGTGAAGATAGAATAGTCATGGCAACAATTGCAAACAACAGTAAGCTTTTTTTGGATTTCTCCCCTTGGAAGAAAGAgcttattgaaattcaatatGAATTGCAGTTCAAGCTCAGTAAAATGCAATCTTTTACCTCCAACATCTCAGTGAAAACTCTCTATTTGAAGTCAATAAGCTATTTGACAAGTGGGGTAGCTTCCACCATCATTTCAAATTTAGAGCATCTTGAGAATTTGGTCATTATTGAGTGTAGTGGGTTGCAATCTTTGAGCATTGACTCTGCATCAGAGCTGCAAAAGTTAACCATCCGGGATTGCTTACAATTGAAGTCTCTTCACCTTAGAACTTCCAAACTCAAATCTTTTCAAATAAGTGGACCGCTTCCTTTGATTAGGCCTGAGTACCATTTCAACCTGAGTGATGCCATGCTTGATTTTAGACTGGGACCAAGCTGCAGAAATTTCAAGACTAGGGATTTTGATGCAACTCTATTGACTATAAAGAACTCTCAAGTTCTCACACTTTGTAAATGGACTTTTGAG GAATTAATATGGCCATCAGTTTCTCCTATAGCTGGAAGTTTCAAATTCTATAAATTAAGAGAATTATGGTGGATTGACAGTTATAAGGATGAATATAACATGGATGCCTTATTCTGCTTCTTGAAACTATGCCCTGCCTTGGAGCAACTTTTTGTGACG ATTGATCCTGAAAGTTATTGGACTGAAAGCACTAATTCATGTTTGATGCAAACAACCAAATGTGTAGAATTGAAGCATCTAAAACTGGTAAAGTTAATGGGATTTACATGCAGAAAAGATGAAATCTCATTGGCAAAATGTTTAAGTCATCTAATCAAGGGAAAGCCTCCAAAGATAAACACATCTGATGGGAATTGCTGGGATGCAGAGTTTGTGCAGTGA